A portion of the Suricata suricatta isolate VVHF042 chromosome 11, meerkat_22Aug2017_6uvM2_HiC, whole genome shotgun sequence genome contains these proteins:
- the LOC115305949 gene encoding olfactory receptor 51S1 encodes MSTFLKQAAPNNTSMAPTFLLVGLPGLSAVPSWWTIPLITIYLLSALGNGTILWIIALDPTLHRPMYFFLFLLSVSDVGLATALMPTLLGLAFAGVHVIPSSVCLLQMFFVHVFSVMESSVLLAMAFDRALAICRPLHYATLLTNDVISKIGLAIAFRCLGLHLPLPFLLAHMPYCRPQVLTHSYCLHPDIAHLACPGAWGAVYSLFVVLSVMGLDPLLIFFSYGLIARVLQGLGSSEDRWKAGQTCAAHLSAVLLFYVPMILLALIDHLRVPIPQPAHTLLSYVHFLLPPLINPILYSVKMKEIRERILKRLQPRKVGCAQ; translated from the coding sequence ATGTCAACATTCCTCAAACAGGCAGCCCCCAATAACACTTCAATGGCCCCGACCTTCTTGTTGGTGGGCTTGCCAGGTCTGTCAGCTGTACCCTCCTGGTGGACAATACCACTCATCACCATCTACCTTCTCTCCGCCCTGGGCAATGGCACTATCCTCTGGATCATTGCCCTGGATCCCACCTTGCACCGCCCaatgtacttcttcctcttcctgcttaGTGTGTCTGATGTTGGCTTGGCCACAGCCCTGATGCCCACCCTGCTGGGTCTTGCTTTTGCTGGTGTTCATGTGATCCCTTCCTCGGTTTGCCTCCTACAGATGTTCTTTGTCCACGTCTTTTCTGTCATGGAGTCCTCTGTGTTGCTCGCCATGGCCTTTGATCGAGCACTAGCCATCTGCCGCCCTCTCCACTATGCAACTCTCCTTACCAATGATGTCATTAGCAAGATTGGCCTGGCTATTGCTTTCCGATGCCTGGGTCTCCATCTGCCCCTGCCATTTCTCCTGGCCCACATGCCCTACTGCCGCCCACAGGTCCTGACCCATTCTTACTGCTTGCATCCAGATATAGCCCATTTGGCCTGCCCTGGAGCTTGGGGTGCAGTCTATAGCCTCTTTGTGGTTCTGTCAGTCATGGGATTAGatcctctgcttatttttttctcctatggcCTCATTGCCAGGGTGTTGCAAGGTTTGGGGTCCAGTGAGGATCGCTGGAAGGCTGGCCAAACCTGTGCTGCCCATCTCTCTGCTGTGCTCCTCTTCTACGTACCCATGATCCTTCTTGCCCTCATTGACCATCTTAGAGTGCCAATACCTCAGCCCGCCCATACTCTTCTTTCCTATGtccacttccttcttcctccattGATAAACCCTATTCTCTACAGTGTCAAGATGAAGGAGATTAGAGAGAGAATACTCAAGAGACTACAGCCCAGGAAGGTGGGTTGTGCTCAATGA
- the LOC115272586 gene encoding olfactory receptor 51A7-like encodes MFALNTSEVEISTFLLVGIPGLESVHIWISIPICFMYLLAILGNCTILFVIRTEPSLHEPMYYFLSMLALSDLGLSFSSLPSMLRIFLFNAMEISADACIAQEFFIHGFTDMESSVLLIMSFDRFLAIHNPLRYSSILTSSRVLHIGLAFAIKSILLVLPLPFSLKRLRYCNKHLLSHSYCLHQDVMKLACSDNRVNFYYGLFVALCMMSDSVFIAVSYVFILRTVLGIASHGEQLKALNTCVSHICAVLIFYVPIITLATMHRFAKHKSPLAMILIADAFLLVPPLMNPIVYCVKTQQIRVKVLEKLNLKV; translated from the coding sequence ATGTTTGCTCTCAATACCTCAGAAGTTGAAATCTCCACCTTCCTGTTGGTTGGAATCCCAGGGCTTGAGAGTGTACACATTTGGATCTCCATCCCCATCTGCTTCATGTATCTCCTGGCCATCCTGGGCAACTGCACCATACTGTTTGTcatcaggacagagccttcccTACATGAGCCTATGTACTATTTCCTCTCCATGCTGGCCCTATCTGACCTGggcttgtctttctcttctcttccctctatGCTGAGGATCTTCTTATTCAATGCCATGGAGATTTCTGCTGATGCATGTATTGCCCAGGAATTTTTCATCCATGGATTCACAGACATGGAATCTTCAGTGCTCTTGATCATGTCCTTTGACCGCTTTCTAGCCATTCACAACCCCCTGAGATATAGCTCCATTCTTACCAGCTCCAGAGTTTTGCATATTGGGCTGGCATTTGCTATTAAAAGCATTCTACtagttcttcctcttcctttctctttaaagagACTCAGATACTGTAATAAACACCTGCTCTCACACTCCTACTGCCTCCACCAGGATGTCATGAAACTGGCCTGCTCTGACAATAGGGTTAACTTTTACTATGGTCTGTTTGTTGCACTCTGCATGATGTCAGACAGTGTGTTCATTGCTGTTTCCTATGTGTTCATCCTGAGGACTGTACTGGGTATTGCATCCCATGGGGAGCAACTTAAAGCTCTTAATACCTGTGTGTCCCACATCTGTGCTGTGCTCATCTTCTATGTGCCCATCATCACCTTGGCTACCATGCATCGCTTTGCCAAGCATAAATCCCCTTTGGCTATGATTCTGATAGCTGATGCATTCTTGTTGGTACCACCTTTGATGAATCCCATTGTGTATTGTGTAAAAACTCAGCAGATTAGAGTAAAAGTCCTGGAAAAACTGAATCTAAAAGTCTAA
- the LOC115271929 gene encoding olfactory receptor 51F2 — protein MSVLNNTNAQLLTFFLTGIPGLRAAQVWISIPFCLLYVIALSGNSMILFVVLREQNLHEPMYYFLSMLSATDLSLSLCTLSTTLGVFWFEVREITLNACIAQMFFLHGFTFMESGVLLAMAFDRFVAICNPLRYTTILTSARIAQIGIGMLIRNVAVMLPVVLFVKRLSFCHAVALSHSYCYHVDLIQLSCTDNRINSILGLFALFSTTGFDCPCILLSYVLIIRSVLSIASSKGQQKAFNTCISHISAVAIFYIPLISLSLVHRYGHSAPPFVHTIMANVFLLIPPVLNPVIYSVKTKQIRKAIVKVLIQ, from the coding sequence ATGTCGGTCCTCAATAATACCAACGCTCAACTTCTGACCTTCTTCCTGACGGGTATTCCAGGCCTGAGAGCAGCCCAGGTCTGGATCTCCATTCCTTTTTGTCTCCTGTATGTCATCGCCCTCTCTGGAAACAGCATGATCCTATTTGTGGTCCTCCGTGAGCAGAACCTCCATGAGCCCATGTATTATTTCCTCTCTATGCTTTCAGCCACTGATCTGAGTTTATCCTTGTGCACACTTTCCACTACCCTTGGTGTCTTCTGGTTTGAAGTTCGAGAAATCACCTTAAATGCCTGCATTGCCCAGATGTTCTTTCTCCATGGATTTACTTTCATGGAGTCTGGGGTTCTGCTGGCAATGGCCTTTGATCGTTTTGTAGCCATCTGCAATCCACTCAGGTACACCACCATTCTCACCAGTGCCAGGATTGCCCAGATTGGGATAGGCATGTTGATAAGGAACGTTGCTGTCATGTTGCCAGTGGTGCTCTTTGTCAAGAGGCTGTCCTTCTGCCATGCTGTGGCCCTTTCGCATTCTTACTGCTACCACGTTGATCTTATTCAACTTTCATGCACAGATAACAGAATCAACAGCATCCTTGGTCTGTTTGCACTTTTTTCCACGACAGGGTTTGATTGTCCTTGCATCTTGCTCTCCTATGTCCTGATCATCCGATCTGTTCTCAGCATTGCCTCCTCCAAGGGGCAGCAAAAAGCCTTCAACACCTGCATATCCCACATCAGTGCTGTTGCCATCTTCTACATCCCTCTCATCAGCTTGTCTCTTGTGCATCGCTATGGCCATTCAGCACCTCCATTTGTTCACACCATCATGGCCAATGTCTTTCTTCTCATCCCTCCTGTGCTCAACCCTGTCATCTATAGTGTGAAGACTAAGCAGATTCGAAAGGCTATTGTCAAGGTCTTAATTCAGTAG